In Podarcis muralis chromosome 14, rPodMur119.hap1.1, whole genome shotgun sequence, one genomic interval encodes:
- the PAM16 gene encoding mitochondrial import inner membrane translocase subunit TIM16: MAKYLAQIVLVGVQVVGRAFARALRQEFAASQAAADARGRSGPQSEAASSISGLSLQEAQQILNVCKLNPEDIQKNYEHLFKVNDKSVGGSFYLQSKVVRAKERLDEELRIQSQQRREQDAERKPDT; this comes from the exons atg GCCAAGTACCTGGCGCAGATCGTCCTCGTAGGGGTGCAGGTGGTGGGCAGAGCCTTTGCCCGGGCGCTGCGGCAGGAGTTCGCAG CCAGCCAAGCAGCGGCAGACGCGCGAGGGCGCTCAGGGCCTCAGTCGGAAGCAGCCTCCAGCATCTCTGGCCTCAGCCTGCAGGAGGCCCAGCAGATCCTCAACGTCTGCAAGCTCAACCCAGAGGACATTCAGAAG AACTACGAGCATTTATTCAAGGTGAACGACAAATCCGTGGGGGGTTCTTTCTACCTGCAGTCCAAG GTGGTGAGAGCCAAGGAGCGCCTGGACGAAGAGCTGCGGATCCAGTCGCAGCAACGGCGAGAACAAGACGCAGAGCGCAAGCCAGACACGTAG